Part of the Pseudomonas baltica genome is shown below.
CATCCGTCCGAATATCGCCGACAACGGCCTGATCGGTGATCTGGTCGACAACCACGTGGTGGTCGAAGGCAAGCAGCCCGAGCAGCAGAGCATCTGGACTCAACTGCTGGTGGCGAGCTTCCCGATCCTGGTGATCATTGCCGTGTTCATGTTCTTCATGCGCCAGATGCAAGGCGGTGCGGGAGGCAAGGGCGGGCCGATGAGTTTCGGCAAGAGCAAGGCGAGGCTACTCTCCGAGGATCAGGTCAAGACCACCTTGGGTGACGTCGCCGGTTGCGACGAGGCCAAGGAGGAAGTCGGCGAACTGGTCGAGTTCCTGCGCGACCCGGGCAAGTTTCAGCGCCTCGGCGGTCGTATCCCGCGCGGCGTATTGATGGTCGGTCCTCCGGGTACCGGCAAGACCTTGCTGGCCAAGGCCATCGCTGGCGAAGCCAAGGTGCCGTTCTTCACCATCTCCGGTTCCGACTTCGTCGAGATGTTCGTGGGTGTCGGTGCGAGCCGCGTGCGTGACATGTTCGAACAAGCGAAAAAACACGCGCCCTGCATCATCTTCATCGACGAGATCGATGCTGTGGGTCGTCATCGTGGCGGCGGCATGGGAGGCGGTCACGACGAGCGTGAACAGACCCTCAACCAGTTGCTGGTCGAGATGGATGGTTTTGAAATGAATGACGGCATCATCGTCATTGCTGCAACCAACCGTCCGGACGTACTTGACCCAGCACTGCTGCGCCCCGGTCGTTTCGACCGTCAGGTGGTGGTCGGCTTGCCGGACATCCGAGGTCGCGAGCAGATTCTCAAAGTGCACATGAAAAAAGCGCCGCTGGGCGATGACGTCAACCCGGGTGTGATCGCTCGTGGGACGCCAGGCTTCTCCGGTGCCGATCTGGCCAACCTGGTCAACGAGGCGTCGCTGTTCGCTGCCCGCAACGGCAAGCGTATCGTCGAGATGAAAGAGTTCGAGCTGGCCAAAGACAAGATCATGATGGGCGCAGAGCGCAAGACCATGGTCATGTCCGAGAAAGAAAAACGTAACACCGCTTACCATGAGGCGGGTCACGCCATTGTCGGTCGCGTCGTGCCTGAGCATGATCCGGTCTACAAGGTGTCGATCATCCCCCGCGGTCGGGCGTTGGG
Proteins encoded:
- the ftsH gene encoding ATP-dependent zinc metalloprotease FtsH; this encodes MAKNLILWLIIAAVLVTVMNNFSSPNEPQTLNYSDFIQQVKDGKVERITVDGAVITGKRSDGDNFKTIRPNIADNGLIGDLVDNHVVVEGKQPEQQSIWTQLLVASFPILVIIAVFMFFMRQMQGGAGGKGGPMSFGKSKARLLSEDQVKTTLGDVAGCDEAKEEVGELVEFLRDPGKFQRLGGRIPRGVLMVGPPGTGKTLLAKAIAGEAKVPFFTISGSDFVEMFVGVGASRVRDMFEQAKKHAPCIIFIDEIDAVGRHRGGGMGGGHDEREQTLNQLLVEMDGFEMNDGIIVIAATNRPDVLDPALLRPGRFDRQVVVGLPDIRGREQILKVHMKKAPLGDDVNPGVIARGTPGFSGADLANLVNEASLFAARNGKRIVEMKEFELAKDKIMMGAERKTMVMSEKEKRNTAYHEAGHAIVGRVVPEHDPVYKVSIIPRGRALGVTMFLPEEDRYSLSKRALISQICSLYGGRIAEEMTLGFDGVTTGASNDIMRASQIARNMVTKWGLSEKLGPLLYAEDDDQPFLRGGGGSGNASVSGETAKLIDSEVRSIIDNCYSTAQQILTDKRAQLDAMADALMKYETIDADQIDDIMAGRTPREPRDWSGGGSGSAGTPVKEGELPSSPIGGPAAQH